The window aactagcTTAGGGGCCTAAGTAAGGCCACAGAGCTAGAAACTTGCAGCGCTGAAACTGCACCCAGGCCTGTGACTCCAAATCCAGGGTTTTCTTCGTCTCTGCTTGGGCTGTCACATCATGCACTCTACCCTGAACCCTCCGGCTCCTCAAGCTTTCTTGTCTCCATCCTTTCCACTGTCTATTTTTCTCTCACTACCTCAGATGACCTTCAAACTATCTCAATTCAGACTTCTCTTCTAAGCTCCAAACATGTGGCCTTTCTCACCTGGATACCCCAGGGACACCTAAGAATCAAGAGGACTCAAAGTGAATTACCTTTCCCAGAAAATATGTTCTTcctcttattcattctttctttcttttttttttttttttttatgatagtcacagagagagagagagagaggcagagacacaggcggagggagaagcaggctccatgcaccgggagcctgatgtgggattcgatcccgggtctccaggatcgcgccctgggccaaaggcaggcgccaaaccgctgcgccacccagggatcccttattcattctttcattcagtcaTTTGAATACTTATGCGTGTCTACAAGGTACCAAACACTTTCTAGGCACTGGGAATGCCTAGAATACAATGGACCAAGGCCACCTTCATTCTAGTAGAGAAGATAGATCATAAACAAACAAGTACATAATGTCAAGTGAATTGTGctgtgaaaacaacaaaaatgtggcCAGGGGTTAGAGAATGACAAGGTGATTAGATTGGGCTGGCCAGGGAACACTGTCTCTGAGGAGCAGAGGTAAGGAGTTAACAGTGCTTGTTTCTCCCATGTCCAAGACAGGAAGTTTTTGGGCATCCTCAGCTTTGCTTGTGGTTCAGCCCGCACATTCACTTTCTACAAGCTCAtatctcttttctctatttcctccTCACTGTTCTGGCTTGGCTCAAGGACTCAACACTGCTCAACAGAGTTTTGCACCCAGTCTGGGTCTTTCCCTCCTACACTGGGCCTCATCCTGCTGTCAAAATACAAATCTGTTAATGTCTTCCACTTGCTGAAAGCTCTTCCCTGGGTTTCCATTTCCTAAGAGAATTCCACATCCCTTGTATTCTGGCCATCTTCCCTTACCTATCTTATGTTCTGctatatccctgatgaacatgccATGCTCATCCCACCTCCCTGCGTTTGCATAGGCCATTTCTTTCACTCAGAACATTTTGCACACCCAAACCCTTAAATCCTATACATCATTCCAGATCAAACTTAACTATCCCCTCTGTGGAGCCTCCTCCAACTACCCAGTTCACTTTTCCCCACCTTCCAATTGGTCTATGTGTATGCCTCTGTTTTCACATTTATAATCCTCTGCTATAAGGATCTgggtttcatttattcaataaatggttgtCAAGTGTCCACCATGTGCCAGGTGCCATTCTCAGTTGGCTACAAAAAATGccaaacaagggatgcctgggtggctcagcagttgagtgtctgccttcagctcagggtgtgatcctggagtcctggggtcaagtcccacattgtgctccctgcaaggagcctgcttctccctctgcctatgtctttgcctttctctctctgtgtctctcatgaataaataaataaaatcttaaaaaaaaaaaaggccaaacaAGGTCTCAGCTCTCATGGATGTTACATTCAGTTCCAATACATCTTCACCAAGCTGGACCCATGTCTTCAATGTAGTTAATAAACCCCATATTGTGTCCAATGTATATTATCACCTTGGGGGGCCCCCAAGTAGAGAGAAAAGATTGAGACAGGCTCTTCACTGCCTGAGGTCACCTATGCCAAGCATAGAATCTGACCTGTGATAAGAAATGAACAAGTATTTTTGGATAAAGAAAtgatataaagtatttttattcccACTTTGTggttaagataataaaaaaatagaacaattaattCATATCTCATGAACAATGAACTTTTGATTCCCAGGATTCCAGACAAATCAAGTAGAACACACTATTGTTATTCTGAATTACAAGAGCCGTTTTTTTACTCCATCAGCAAcacttcccatttttaaatttaatataaagtatagaaaaaaaataatgctagcAAAATCTGCTGTTAGGCACTGTCTCTATAGTTCAGTTTGGGCAAGTCCCTCATTTGTGACTTGTACTGGTCTTTCTCCCTGACTAGAATATAGGTGGGATGTGGTTGTTTGTTTAGGTACTTTTAGTAcctagaatagtgcttggcaccTTGCAGGAACTCCTAAGTATgtcagtgaaaaaataaaagaacagagaagaggcATGATGAAAAGACGAGCAGATTTTCAGGGACAGGGAGTTAATTCACTTGTCTTCTTGACTTTTGGGTGCCCACAGGGCATCCAGTGAGGGCCAACAGATAGCCAGATATTTGGAGGCATCAGATGGTGCCTCCCAAGGGAATACTAAACAATTCTTTGGGGAAGTCATTTTGTTTGAATAACATTAATAGCCATGAGGTGttttgtgataaaatatttgcattctgCACAAAAGACATAGTTTTCTACAATGGAGGGGAAAAGTGAGATTTGTTggagaaaaaactaaaaaaaaacagagtcaaaACAGAATCAAAGAATCCAGAGCAgcaaatacagaatttaaaatcAAGCAAAGCCAGTATCACTTAGCAATGACTGAAACCAAAATGATGAAACTCAAAGGTCAGTTCTTTGGGTATATTTTTTTGGGAATATATAGCATATTAATActatataatagtatattataCTATTAATAGTATAgttattattatactattatactaTTAATACTAATTATACTAATTTATTTAGTATTATACTAatactaatatactaatatactaatactaataatactaattagtattatactaatactaatatactaatatactaatactaataatactaatTTATTAGTATAATTTATTTAGTACTATACTAATTTATTTAGTGTTATACTATTAGTATAGTATAGTACTATACTAATTTATTTAGTATTATACTATTAATACTAATTATGCTAATACTAATACTATTATACTAAttaatactaataatactaataatagtatatatactattaatatataatagtatatatactattaatatataatagtatatatactattaatatataatagtatatatactattatacTATTAATACTATTAATACTAGTATATTAATACTATGTAATATACCAAAATTACACAGAATTCAGTAAGATTTCAAATGATTTATTCCAGGtctacacacacccacacacagtcAGAAAGGGAGTATTATATTGGCAACAAGTATTTAGAGCCCCAAAATATTCATGCCCTTTGAACCAAGGATTCCACTCCTGAGAATCTGTCCTAACAGAATAAACCAAATGCACCATAGAAGTCATTAATACAagtgaaagaaaactgaaaatattccaaatgtcTAATACTCAGtgaagaattaaataaatcagGGTAAAATACATGCCATGAAATATTATATAACCACCAAAAATTAATCTGAATATTCAGAAAAATCTGAGAAAGCATATGAGATAATGCCaaataaaaaaagcagaatatgacatttttctaaagaagacatacagatggccaacagacacatagaaagacgctcaatatcactaatcatgagggaaatgcaaaccaaaaccacaaggagataccatcTACCACCAGTGAAAATAGCTagtatcaagaagaaaaaaaacaagtgttggcaaggatctGGAGAAAAAGGATCTCTTATGAACTgttagtggaaatgtaaattgacaAGGTACTGTGGAAAAACAgcatggaaattcctcaaaaaattaaaaatagaattaccatatgatccattaatttcactactggggatttacccaaagaaaatgaaaacactcattcaaaaagatacagacaccccatgtttactgcagcatcatttacaatagccaagatatggaagcaacccaagtatccactgatagatgaatggataaagaaggtgtgtgtgtgtgtgtgcatgtgtgtgtgtgtgtgtatacatatatatacccaGTGAAACATCActaaaccataaaaaagaatgagatcttgccatctgtgacaaaaaggatggacccagagggtactatgctaagtgaaataagtcagacagaaagaaaaaaaccatatggttttacttgtatgtggaatctaaaaaacaaaacaaataaaaagaagcagaatcagatccataaatacagagaactgatggttgcaaGAGAGGACGGAGTGGGGGGATGAGCAGAATaggtgaagggaagtgggagctacaggcttccagttatggaaagaGTGAGTCCTGGGGATGAAACATACAGTGCAGGGAATATATGGCACTGTAACACTCTGTAATGGCACTATAATAGCATTGTGTGCTGACAGAGGGTTGCTACACTGTGGTGCACAGCAGAACATATTAAATTGTCAAAGCCTTCAGCTTTGACACTTGAGACTAATTAACATCACGTATCACCTATACTGCAATTAAGGAAAAGAGCCGAATATGAAATGATTATGGAAACCCTGTTTCTATGTGAAAAAACTTAAGGAGGACAAGAAAGCTAAAAGTAAGTGATCCACAGTGGTAATAACAAGGCagtcagatattttttctttttgaaaggtatgttttattaataataattactaacaTTTATGGGGGTGGCTTTCaacatgaagtattttaaaaagtcattttactCTCATAATAGCCCTATGAGGCAGatactaatattattattttacagataaaaaaacttaaaatctaaacaaaacaaacaaaaaaacttaaaatctagAGAGCTGGAGTAACTGGCTAAGATAACATAGGGATTAGGTGCAGATCTGAAGCTGGACCCTGGTCTGGCTCATAGCAAGGTTCAGGCCTTTGGTCTCCATATTATACTtctgcttagttttttttttttgtttgtttttaagattttatttatttactcactagagacacacacacacacacagagagagagagagagagagagagagagagagaggcagagacacaggcagagggagagcagcctccacacaaggagcccgacgtgggactcgatcccgggactccaggatcacaccctgggctgaaggcaggcactaaactgctgagctacccagggatcccccttagttttgttttttaattaaaaggagtgttgtttaaaaaagaaggtCATAGTAAAATCAAATGGCATTTCCTTTCTGTTGAAAAGAAGTCCTCACACACTTTAACTGAGTTGGCTTTAACTCTTATAGAAATCAGTGTGGAGGaaggtgagagggagaggaaggccaACACAGGGATGGCATTGATTTGGGACAGGAAGAAGGGAGGACATATAGACGCTTCCAGGGCACCTACCTCTCCTTGTGACTTGTTTGCATGATTCTCCTTCTTGGCAGCCTCCTGGAGTTCCATAGCCTGTTGGATGTACATTTTCCCAGCGAGGATTTCATTTTCCAGCATCGACAGCTCCTTCAATGAAATGGGCCAATTCAACCGTTCTAATGCCCTGTTTAAAGCTGCCTTGTTCTCTAAGTACCGCATGGGCTTATATGCAtctaatctaaaaataaaaaaaaaaaaggaggaaaaaagacaaagaaagtgaTCATAATAGAAAACACATGGAAGCCCTGCTGTGATTCCATCCTGCGCGGCTGTTCTGAGGAACAGTAGTCGTGTGTCTCCGTCCGCCTTCTCTCCCACCTAAGTGCGTGCCACCGCCCCATGGAAGATTCGATGGACATGGACATGAGCCCCCTGCGGCCCCAGAACTATCTTTTTGGTTGTGAACTAAAGGCTGACAAAGATTACCACTTTAAGGTGGATAATGATGAAAATGAGCACCAGTTATCTTTAAGAACGGTCAGTTTGGGAGCTGGTGCAAAGGATGAATTGCACATTGTTGAAGCAGAGGCAATGAATTATGAAGGCAGTCCAATTAAAGTCACTCTGGCAACTTTGAAAATGTCTGTACAGCCAACGGTGTCCCTTGGGGGCTTTGAAATAACACCACCTGTGGTCTTACGGTTGAAGTGTGGTTCCGGTCCTGTGCATATTAGTGGACAGCACTTAGTAGCTGTAGAGGAAGATGCAGAGtcagaagatgaagaagaggaggatgtGAAACTTCTTAGTATATCTGGAAAGCGTTCTGCCCCTGGAAGTGGTAGCAAGGTTccacagaaaaaagtaaaacttgctGCTGATGAAGAcgatgatgatgacgacgatgatgacgatgatgatgaagatgatgatgatgatgattttgatgatgaggaagctgaagaaaaggcTCCAGTAAAGAAATCTATACGAGATACTCCAGCcaaaaatgcacaaaaatcaaaCCAGAATGGAAAAGACTCAAAACCATCAACACCAAGAACAAAAGGTCaagaatctttcaaaaaacaggaaaagactcCCAAAACACTGAAAGGACCTAGTTCTGTAGAAGACATTAAAGCAAAAATGCAAGCAAGTATAGAAAAAGGTGGTTCTCTTCCCAAAGTGGAAGCCAAGTTCATCAATTATGTGAAGAATTGCTTCCGGATGACTGACCAAGAGGCTATTCAAGATCTCTGGCAGTGGAGGAAGTctctttaagaaaatagtttaaacagtttgttaaaattttccgtcttctttcatttctgtaacaGTTGATATCTGGCTGTCCTTTTTATAATGCAGAGTGAGAACTTTCCCTACCGTGTCTGATAAATGTTGTCCAGGTTCCATTGTTCCATTGCCAAGAATGTGTTGTCCAAAATGcctgtttagtttttaaagatggaACTCCACCCTTTGCTTGGTTTTAAGTATGTATGGAATGTTATGATAGGACATAGTAGTAGTGGTGGTCAGA of the Vulpes lagopus strain Blue_001 chromosome 5, ASM1834538v1, whole genome shotgun sequence genome contains:
- the LOC121492076 gene encoding nucleophosmin-like; its protein translation is MEDSMDMDMSPLRPQNYLFGCELKADKDYHFKVDNDENEHQLSLRTVSLGAGAKDELHIVEAEAMNYEGSPIKVTLATLKMSVQPTVSLGGFEITPPVVLRLKCGSGPVHISGQHLVAVEEDAESEDEEEEDVKLLSISGKRSAPGSGSKVPQKKVKLAADEDDDDDDDDDDDDEDDDDDDFDDEEAEEKAPVKKSIRDTPAKNAQKSNQNGKDSKPSTPRTKGQESFKKQEKTPKTLKGPSSVEDIKAKMQASIEKGGSLPKVEAKFINYVKNCFRMTDQEAIQDLWQWRKSL